One genomic region from Marinobacter szutsaonensis encodes:
- a CDS encoding ABC transporter ATP-binding protein, translated as MSREAVFHTQGVTKVYDQGELQVHALRGIDLDLYAGELVVMLGASGSGKSTLLNILGGLDVPTAGEVRYRDHDLSGASDAELTRYRREHVGFVFQFYNLIPSLTARENVAAVTEIASDPMTPEEALGLVGLKSRMDHFPAQLSGGEQQRVAIARAIAKRPQVLLCDEPTGALDSATGILVLEALDKANRETGTTTVIITHNASIAGMGDRVITMSDGRISGESRNAERQDPKTLTW; from the coding sequence GTGAGCAGGGAAGCGGTCTTCCACACCCAGGGTGTGACCAAGGTCTACGACCAGGGTGAGTTACAGGTGCATGCGCTCCGGGGCATCGACCTGGATCTCTACGCCGGTGAGCTGGTGGTCATGCTGGGTGCTTCCGGCTCCGGTAAATCTACCCTCCTCAATATTCTGGGCGGGCTGGATGTGCCCACCGCCGGTGAGGTGCGTTACCGGGATCATGACCTGAGCGGTGCCAGCGATGCCGAGCTGACCCGCTACCGCCGGGAGCATGTCGGATTCGTGTTCCAGTTCTATAACCTGATTCCGAGCCTCACGGCGAGGGAAAACGTCGCGGCGGTCACCGAGATCGCCTCCGACCCCATGACGCCCGAAGAAGCGTTAGGCCTGGTCGGGCTTAAATCCCGGATGGACCACTTTCCGGCCCAGCTTTCCGGTGGCGAGCAACAACGGGTGGCCATTGCCCGGGCCATCGCCAAGCGCCCGCAGGTGCTGCTTTGCGACGAGCCCACAGGAGCACTGGATTCGGCAACCGGCATACTGGTGCTGGAAGCCCTGGACAAGGCCAACCGGGAAACCGGGACCACCACCGTCATCATTACCCACAATGCCTCTATCGCCGGTATGGGAGACCGGGTAATCACCATGTCCGACGGCAGGATCAGCGGCGAATCCCGCAATGCCGAACGGCAGGACCCGAAGACCCTGACCTGGTGA
- a CDS encoding TraR/DksA family transcriptional regulator, which produces MTDRKSELEALKADVQARLNRYHAHQNREDGALDKDFEEQATQTQNDEVVDSLETEARTELAQIEHALERINNGVGDECESCGEDIDPRRLQVLPYTTLCVDCAGD; this is translated from the coding sequence ATGACTGATCGTAAATCCGAACTGGAAGCTCTGAAAGCCGATGTGCAGGCTCGCCTGAATCGGTACCATGCCCACCAGAACCGCGAGGACGGTGCCCTGGACAAGGACTTCGAAGAACAGGCGACCCAGACCCAGAACGATGAGGTGGTCGACTCCCTGGAAACGGAGGCCCGTACCGAACTCGCCCAGATCGAGCATGCCCTGGAGCGAATCAACAACGGTGTCGGCGATGAATGCGAATCCTGCGGGGAAGACATCGATCCGCGCAGATTGCAGGTACTGCCGTACACAACGCTTTGTGTGGACTGCGCCGGCGATTGA